The Primulina tabacum isolate GXHZ01 chromosome 16, ASM2559414v2, whole genome shotgun sequence genome window below encodes:
- the LOC142528892 gene encoding protein IMPAIRED IN BABA-INDUCED STERILITY 1-like isoform X2, whose protein sequence is MGCVTSKQTVSVTPAVLDQSGGLYGGSGRSRVGSSGGGGGLVAELEMNLKKVKKRGAGESGSELSESGRTSESVSFRLGNLHKYVEGEQVAAGWPAWLSAVAGEAIQGWVPLKSDSYEKLEKIGQGTYSTVFRARELETGKIVALKKVRFDNFEPDSVRFMAREITILRRLNHPNIIKLKGLITSCSSCNIYLVFEYMEHDISGLLSCPDIAFTEAQVKCYMKQLLLGLEHCHSQGVMHRDIKGANLLVDNNGILKVGDFGLANYCSYGQRQPLTSRVVTLWYRPPELLLGSTEYGTSVDLWSVGCLFAELLIRKPILQGRTEVEQLHKIFKLCGSPPEDYWKKSKLPHATLFKPQHPYNTSLWQTFKDLPEGAVTLIETLLSVEPHKRGTAASALTSEYFKTKPYACDPSNLPKYPPSKEIDIKIREEASRKRSDVRSRGGPETTRKPTRRPNGMSKLAPEENLPPQKHEELKLNGNGVNNDKGNRFLVWEPPKPSIMWTKETSHVKNASQGDDTCPGPLQVSGSSGFAWAKGRMNDSSLRSRSRSSSRSLFLESSGALHLKNSFDLIGENNSEVVNGDRKFPDTKHHDPCETIKRSMFKQWNHLERPDSFDTSDEYHSQELTKALYNKEEGAARRLNSVHQEQWEKVEFSGPLLSQSQRIDELLEKHERQIRQAVRRSWFQRVKRNGKQLPVY, encoded by the exons ATGGGTTGCGTGACGTCGAAACAGACGGTTTCCGTTACTCCTGCTGTATTGGATCAATCGGGGGGACTCTATGGGGGGTCGGGCCGTAGCCGGGTGGGGAGCAGCGGCGGCGGAGGGGGTTTGGTGGCAGAGCTGGAGATGAACTTGAAGAAGGTAAAGAAAAGAGGAGCAGGTGAGTCGGGAAGCGAGTTGAGTGAGTCTGGTCGGACGAGTGAATCCGTGAGTTTTCGGCTTGGGAATCTGCATAAGTATGTGGAGGGAGAGCAGGTGGCGGCAGGATGGCCGGCTTGGCTCAGTGCGGTGGCGGGTGAAGCCATTCAGGGTTGGGTTCCACTCAAATCTGATTCTTACGAGAAACTTGAAAAG ATTGGTCAGGGTACATACAGCACTGTTTTTCGAGCACGTGAATTAGAAACAGGGAAGATAGTTGCCTTAAAGAAGGTGCGGTTTGACAATTTTGAGCCCGATAGTGTTCGGTTCATGGCCCGAGAAATAACAATTCTTCGTCGGCTTAACCATCCAAACATTATAAAGTTGAAAGGGCTAATCACATCTTGTTCTTCATGTAACATTTATCTTGTGTTCGAGTATATGGAACATGATATTTCTGGATTGTTATCTTGCCCAGACATAGCATTCACCGAAGCACAG GTTAAATGCTACATGAAGCAGTTGTTATTAGGACTTGAGCATTGCCATTCTCAGGGTGTAATGCATCGAGACATAAAAGGTGCAAATCTTTTGGTAGATAACAATGGAATCCTGAAGGTGGGTGATTTTGGATTGGCAAATTACTGCAGTTATGGGCAGAGGCAACCTCTAACTAGTCGAGTAGTCACATTGTGGTACCGCCCTCCTGAACTTTTGTTGGGCTCTACTGAATACGGGACTTCTGTGGATCTTTGGAGTGTTGGCTGCTTATTCGCTGAACTTCTCATCCGGAAGCCTATCCTTCAAGGGAGGACTGAG GTTGAGCAGTTGcacaaaattttcaaactttGTGGATCCCCACCTGAAGATTACTGGAAAAAATCAAAACTTCCTCATGCAACGTTATTTAAACCACAGCATCCTTACAATACCTCTCTTTGGCAAACCTTCAAAGATCTACCTGAAGGTGCAGTGACTCTCATAGAAACTCTCTTGTCTGTGGAACCGCACAAGCGGGGAACGGCTGCTTCAGCCCTCACGTCCGAG TATTTCAAGACAAAGCCATATGCTTGTGACCCGTCAAACTTACCCAAGTATCCTCCCAGTAAAGAGATTGACATTAAAATTCGTGAAGAGGCCAGCCG GAAAAGGTCTGATGTGCGATCTCGTGGTGGACCTGAAACAACCAGGAAGCCAACTAGAAGACCCAATGGAATGAGCAAACTTGCACCGGAAGAG AATCTGCCTCCTCAAAAGCATGAAGAATTGAAGTTGAATGGAAATGGCGTAAACAATGACAAAGGAAATAGATTCTTAGTTTGGGAGCCACCTAAGCCATCAATTATGTGGACCAAAGAAACGTCCCATGTAAAAAATGCATCACAAGGCGATGATACTTGTCCTGGCCCTTTACAAGTTTCGGGATCTAGTGGTTTTGCCTGGGCAAAAGGGAGAATGAACGATTCATCATTAAGATCACGAAGTAGGTCTAGCTCTAGAAGTCTATTTCTTGAATCTTCTGGTGCCTTGCATTTGAAGAATAGCTTTGATTTGATAGGGGAGAACAATTCTGAAGTAGTGAATGGTGATCGGAAATTTCCTGATACAAAACATCATGACCCATGTGAAACCATCAAGCGCTCAATGTTTAAACAATGGAACCATTTAGAACGTCCAGACTCGTTCGATACCTCGGACGAGTACCACTCTCAGGAATTGACCAAAGCACTTTATAATAAGGAGGAGGGTGCTGCCAGAAGACTCAATTCG GTGCATCAAGAACAGTGGGAGAAGGTTGAATTTTCAGGACCCTTGCTATCTCAATCGCAAAGAATCGATGAACTCTTGGAAAAGCACGAACGCCAAATCCGCCAGGCAGTTCGAAGATCATGGTTCCAGAGAG TCAAGAGAAATGGAAAGCAACTGCCTGTATACTAG
- the LOC142528892 gene encoding protein IMPAIRED IN BABA-INDUCED STERILITY 1-like isoform X1 yields the protein MGCVTSKQTVSVTPAVLDQSGGLYGGSGRSRVGSSGGGGGLVAELEMNLKKVKKRGAGESGSELSESGRTSESVSFRLGNLHKYVEGEQVAAGWPAWLSAVAGEAIQGWVPLKSDSYEKLEKIGQGTYSTVFRARELETGKIVALKKVRFDNFEPDSVRFMAREITILRRLNHPNIIKLKGLITSCSSCNIYLVFEYMEHDISGLLSCPDIAFTEAQVKCYMKQLLLGLEHCHSQGVMHRDIKGANLLVDNNGILKVGDFGLANYCSYGQRQPLTSRVVTLWYRPPELLLGSTEYGTSVDLWSVGCLFAELLIRKPILQGRTEVEQLHKIFKLCGSPPEDYWKKSKLPHATLFKPQHPYNTSLWQTFKDLPEGAVTLIETLLSVEPHKRGTAASALTSEYFKTKPYACDPSNLPKYPPSKEIDIKIREEASRKRSDVRSRGGPETTRKPTRRPNGMSKLAPEENLPPQKHEELKLNGNGVNNDKGNRFLVWEPPKPSIMWTKETSHVKNASQGDDTCPGPLQVSGSSGFAWAKGRMNDSSLRSRSRSSSRSLFLESSGALHLKNSFDLIGENNSEVVNGDRKFPDTKHHDPCETIKRSMFKQWNHLERPDSFDTSDEYHSQELTKALYNKEEGAARRLNSQVHQEQWEKVEFSGPLLSQSQRIDELLEKHERQIRQAVRRSWFQRVKRNGKQLPVY from the exons ATGGGTTGCGTGACGTCGAAACAGACGGTTTCCGTTACTCCTGCTGTATTGGATCAATCGGGGGGACTCTATGGGGGGTCGGGCCGTAGCCGGGTGGGGAGCAGCGGCGGCGGAGGGGGTTTGGTGGCAGAGCTGGAGATGAACTTGAAGAAGGTAAAGAAAAGAGGAGCAGGTGAGTCGGGAAGCGAGTTGAGTGAGTCTGGTCGGACGAGTGAATCCGTGAGTTTTCGGCTTGGGAATCTGCATAAGTATGTGGAGGGAGAGCAGGTGGCGGCAGGATGGCCGGCTTGGCTCAGTGCGGTGGCGGGTGAAGCCATTCAGGGTTGGGTTCCACTCAAATCTGATTCTTACGAGAAACTTGAAAAG ATTGGTCAGGGTACATACAGCACTGTTTTTCGAGCACGTGAATTAGAAACAGGGAAGATAGTTGCCTTAAAGAAGGTGCGGTTTGACAATTTTGAGCCCGATAGTGTTCGGTTCATGGCCCGAGAAATAACAATTCTTCGTCGGCTTAACCATCCAAACATTATAAAGTTGAAAGGGCTAATCACATCTTGTTCTTCATGTAACATTTATCTTGTGTTCGAGTATATGGAACATGATATTTCTGGATTGTTATCTTGCCCAGACATAGCATTCACCGAAGCACAG GTTAAATGCTACATGAAGCAGTTGTTATTAGGACTTGAGCATTGCCATTCTCAGGGTGTAATGCATCGAGACATAAAAGGTGCAAATCTTTTGGTAGATAACAATGGAATCCTGAAGGTGGGTGATTTTGGATTGGCAAATTACTGCAGTTATGGGCAGAGGCAACCTCTAACTAGTCGAGTAGTCACATTGTGGTACCGCCCTCCTGAACTTTTGTTGGGCTCTACTGAATACGGGACTTCTGTGGATCTTTGGAGTGTTGGCTGCTTATTCGCTGAACTTCTCATCCGGAAGCCTATCCTTCAAGGGAGGACTGAG GTTGAGCAGTTGcacaaaattttcaaactttGTGGATCCCCACCTGAAGATTACTGGAAAAAATCAAAACTTCCTCATGCAACGTTATTTAAACCACAGCATCCTTACAATACCTCTCTTTGGCAAACCTTCAAAGATCTACCTGAAGGTGCAGTGACTCTCATAGAAACTCTCTTGTCTGTGGAACCGCACAAGCGGGGAACGGCTGCTTCAGCCCTCACGTCCGAG TATTTCAAGACAAAGCCATATGCTTGTGACCCGTCAAACTTACCCAAGTATCCTCCCAGTAAAGAGATTGACATTAAAATTCGTGAAGAGGCCAGCCG GAAAAGGTCTGATGTGCGATCTCGTGGTGGACCTGAAACAACCAGGAAGCCAACTAGAAGACCCAATGGAATGAGCAAACTTGCACCGGAAGAG AATCTGCCTCCTCAAAAGCATGAAGAATTGAAGTTGAATGGAAATGGCGTAAACAATGACAAAGGAAATAGATTCTTAGTTTGGGAGCCACCTAAGCCATCAATTATGTGGACCAAAGAAACGTCCCATGTAAAAAATGCATCACAAGGCGATGATACTTGTCCTGGCCCTTTACAAGTTTCGGGATCTAGTGGTTTTGCCTGGGCAAAAGGGAGAATGAACGATTCATCATTAAGATCACGAAGTAGGTCTAGCTCTAGAAGTCTATTTCTTGAATCTTCTGGTGCCTTGCATTTGAAGAATAGCTTTGATTTGATAGGGGAGAACAATTCTGAAGTAGTGAATGGTGATCGGAAATTTCCTGATACAAAACATCATGACCCATGTGAAACCATCAAGCGCTCAATGTTTAAACAATGGAACCATTTAGAACGTCCAGACTCGTTCGATACCTCGGACGAGTACCACTCTCAGGAATTGACCAAAGCACTTTATAATAAGGAGGAGGGTGCTGCCAGAAGACTCAATTCG CAGGTGCATCAAGAACAGTGGGAGAAGGTTGAATTTTCAGGACCCTTGCTATCTCAATCGCAAAGAATCGATGAACTCTTGGAAAAGCACGAACGCCAAATCCGCCAGGCAGTTCGAAGATCATGGTTCCAGAGAG TCAAGAGAAATGGAAAGCAACTGCCTGTATACTAG
- the LOC142528892 gene encoding protein IMPAIRED IN BABA-INDUCED STERILITY 1-like isoform X3, with protein sequence MGCVTSKQTVSVTPAVLDQSGGLYGGSGRSRVGSSGGGGGLVAELEMNLKKVKKRGAGESGSELSESGRTSESVSFRLGNLHKYVEGEQVAAGWPAWLSAVAGEAIQGWVPLKSDSYEKLEKIGQGTYSTVFRARELETGKIVALKKVRFDNFEPDSVRFMAREITILRRLNHPNIIKLKGLITSCSSCNIYLVFEYMEHDISGLLSCPDIAFTEAQVKCYMKQLLLGLEHCHSQGVMHRDIKGANLLVDNNGILKVGDFGLANYCSYGQRQPLTSRVVTLWYRPPELLLGSTEYGTSVDLWSVGCLFAELLIRKPILQGRTEVEQLHKIFKLCGSPPEDYWKKSKLPHATLFKPQHPYNTSLWQTFKDLPEGAVTLIETLLSVEPHKRGTAASALTSEYFKTKPYACDPSNLPKYPPSKEIDIKIREEASRKRSDVRSRGGPETTRKPTRRPNGMSKLAPEENLPPQKHEELKLNGNGVNNDKGNRFLVWEPPKPSIMWTKETSHVKNASQGDDTCPGPLQVSGSSGFAWAKGRMNDSSLRSRRENNSEVVNGDRKFPDTKHHDPCETIKRSMFKQWNHLERPDSFDTSDEYHSQELTKALYNKEEGAARRLNSQVHQEQWEKVEFSGPLLSQSQRIDELLEKHERQIRQAVRRSWFQRVKRNGKQLPVY encoded by the exons ATGGGTTGCGTGACGTCGAAACAGACGGTTTCCGTTACTCCTGCTGTATTGGATCAATCGGGGGGACTCTATGGGGGGTCGGGCCGTAGCCGGGTGGGGAGCAGCGGCGGCGGAGGGGGTTTGGTGGCAGAGCTGGAGATGAACTTGAAGAAGGTAAAGAAAAGAGGAGCAGGTGAGTCGGGAAGCGAGTTGAGTGAGTCTGGTCGGACGAGTGAATCCGTGAGTTTTCGGCTTGGGAATCTGCATAAGTATGTGGAGGGAGAGCAGGTGGCGGCAGGATGGCCGGCTTGGCTCAGTGCGGTGGCGGGTGAAGCCATTCAGGGTTGGGTTCCACTCAAATCTGATTCTTACGAGAAACTTGAAAAG ATTGGTCAGGGTACATACAGCACTGTTTTTCGAGCACGTGAATTAGAAACAGGGAAGATAGTTGCCTTAAAGAAGGTGCGGTTTGACAATTTTGAGCCCGATAGTGTTCGGTTCATGGCCCGAGAAATAACAATTCTTCGTCGGCTTAACCATCCAAACATTATAAAGTTGAAAGGGCTAATCACATCTTGTTCTTCATGTAACATTTATCTTGTGTTCGAGTATATGGAACATGATATTTCTGGATTGTTATCTTGCCCAGACATAGCATTCACCGAAGCACAG GTTAAATGCTACATGAAGCAGTTGTTATTAGGACTTGAGCATTGCCATTCTCAGGGTGTAATGCATCGAGACATAAAAGGTGCAAATCTTTTGGTAGATAACAATGGAATCCTGAAGGTGGGTGATTTTGGATTGGCAAATTACTGCAGTTATGGGCAGAGGCAACCTCTAACTAGTCGAGTAGTCACATTGTGGTACCGCCCTCCTGAACTTTTGTTGGGCTCTACTGAATACGGGACTTCTGTGGATCTTTGGAGTGTTGGCTGCTTATTCGCTGAACTTCTCATCCGGAAGCCTATCCTTCAAGGGAGGACTGAG GTTGAGCAGTTGcacaaaattttcaaactttGTGGATCCCCACCTGAAGATTACTGGAAAAAATCAAAACTTCCTCATGCAACGTTATTTAAACCACAGCATCCTTACAATACCTCTCTTTGGCAAACCTTCAAAGATCTACCTGAAGGTGCAGTGACTCTCATAGAAACTCTCTTGTCTGTGGAACCGCACAAGCGGGGAACGGCTGCTTCAGCCCTCACGTCCGAG TATTTCAAGACAAAGCCATATGCTTGTGACCCGTCAAACTTACCCAAGTATCCTCCCAGTAAAGAGATTGACATTAAAATTCGTGAAGAGGCCAGCCG GAAAAGGTCTGATGTGCGATCTCGTGGTGGACCTGAAACAACCAGGAAGCCAACTAGAAGACCCAATGGAATGAGCAAACTTGCACCGGAAGAG AATCTGCCTCCTCAAAAGCATGAAGAATTGAAGTTGAATGGAAATGGCGTAAACAATGACAAAGGAAATAGATTCTTAGTTTGGGAGCCACCTAAGCCATCAATTATGTGGACCAAAGAAACGTCCCATGTAAAAAATGCATCACAAGGCGATGATACTTGTCCTGGCCCTTTACAAGTTTCGGGATCTAGTGGTTTTGCCTGGGCAAAAGGGAGAATGAACGATTCATCATTAAGATCACGAA GGGAGAACAATTCTGAAGTAGTGAATGGTGATCGGAAATTTCCTGATACAAAACATCATGACCCATGTGAAACCATCAAGCGCTCAATGTTTAAACAATGGAACCATTTAGAACGTCCAGACTCGTTCGATACCTCGGACGAGTACCACTCTCAGGAATTGACCAAAGCACTTTATAATAAGGAGGAGGGTGCTGCCAGAAGACTCAATTCG CAGGTGCATCAAGAACAGTGGGAGAAGGTTGAATTTTCAGGACCCTTGCTATCTCAATCGCAAAGAATCGATGAACTCTTGGAAAAGCACGAACGCCAAATCCGCCAGGCAGTTCGAAGATCATGGTTCCAGAGAG TCAAGAGAAATGGAAAGCAACTGCCTGTATACTAG